Proteins encoded within one genomic window of Oceanibaculum indicum P24:
- a CDS encoding cold-shock protein → MSDYNAGGDDATITGTVKWFNAEKGYGFVAPSDGSPDVFLHISALKRANLDDAPQGSTIVCQVQQGQKGRQVSQVSELDTSTADPVAPRRSSNFGDRPRPSGGYGDRNRGGYGDRDRGGYGGDRGGDRGGYGEQPRNFGDRGGFGDRDRGGDRGGFGGGDRGGFGDRGGFGDRGGFGDKGGYNDRGRGGRGRGSRRYED, encoded by the coding sequence ATGAGTGACTATAATGCCGGTGGCGACGACGCCACCATCACCGGAACGGTGAAGTGGTTCAACGCCGAGAAGGGCTATGGCTTTGTTGCCCCGTCGGACGGTTCCCCCGATGTCTTCCTGCATATCTCCGCGCTGAAGCGGGCCAATCTCGATGATGCGCCACAGGGCTCCACCATCGTCTGCCAGGTGCAGCAGGGCCAGAAGGGGCGTCAGGTCTCCCAGGTCTCCGAGCTGGACACCAGCACGGCGGACCCGGTGGCGCCGCGCCGCTCCTCCAATTTCGGTGACCGCCCGCGCCCGTCTGGCGGTTATGGCGACCGCAACCGGGGCGGCTATGGCGACCGGGACCGCGGCGGTTATGGCGGTGATCGTGGTGGAGACCGGGGCGGTTATGGCGAGCAGCCCCGCAACTTCGGTGACCGTGGCGGCTTTGGCGACCGCGACCGTGGCGGGGACCGCGGCGGTTTTGGCGGCGGTGATCGGGGTGGCTTTGGCGACCGGGGCGGCTTCGGTGACCGCGGCGGCTTCGGTGACAAGGGTGGCTACAATGATCGCGGCCGTGGCGGCCGTGGGCGTGGCTCGCGCCGCTACGAGGACTGA
- a CDS encoding aa3-type cytochrome c oxidase subunit IV — protein MTMDTETKRHQEIYGGFVKFFTYSTVAVIISLALMAIFLV, from the coding sequence ATGACGATGGATACCGAAACCAAGCGCCATCAGGAAATCTACGGCGGCTTCGTGAAGTTCTTCACTTATTCGACCGTCGCCGTGATCATCTCGCTGGCGCTGATGGCGATCTTCCTGGTCTGA
- the ndk gene encoding nucleoside-diphosphate kinase gives MATERTLSIIKPDATRRNLTGKINARFEDNGLRIVAQKRVQLTKAQAEGFYAVHKERPFFNDLVSFMISGPVVVQVLEGENAVVKNREIMGATNPANAADGTIRKDFAESIEANSVHGSDSAENAAIEIAYFFAQTEIVG, from the coding sequence ATGGCCACCGAACGCACCCTGTCGATCATCAAGCCGGACGCCACCCGCCGCAACCTGACCGGCAAGATCAATGCCCGTTTCGAGGATAACGGCCTGCGCATCGTCGCGCAGAAGCGCGTGCAGCTGACCAAGGCCCAGGCCGAGGGCTTCTATGCCGTGCACAAGGAGCGGCCGTTCTTCAACGACCTCGTCTCCTTCATGATTTCCGGCCCGGTGGTGGTTCAGGTGCTGGAAGGCGAGAACGCCGTGGTGAAGAACCGCGAGATCATGGGCGCCACCAACCCGGCCAATGCCGCCGATGGCACCATCCGCAAGGATTTCGCCGAATCGATCGAGGCCAACTCGGTGCATGGCTCCGACTCGGCTGAGAACGCGGCCATCGAGATCGCCTATTTCTTCGCGCAGACCGAAATCGTCGGCTGA
- a CDS encoding carboxyl transferase domain-containing protein has protein sequence MTILKSQISPRSDAFRENEAAMRALVDDLHAKVQHIKQGGGEKARERHLSRGKLLPRDRVRGLLDVGSPFLELSQFAAHGMYGGDIAAAGIVTGIGRVSGQECVIVANDATVKGGTYYPMTVKKHLRAQEIARENNLPCLYLVDSGGANLPNQDEVFPDRDHFGRIFYNQATLSAAGIPQIAVVMGSCTAGGAYVPAMSDESIIVKGQGTIFLGGPPLVKAATGEVVTAEELGGADVHSRTSGVTDHYAQNDAHALAIARRIVGNLNRVKQPNLAMREPREPLYDPAELYGVVPADLRKPYDVREVIARLVDGSEFDEFKQLYGATLVTGFAHLYGCPVGIVANNGILFSESAQKGAHFIELCAQRGIPLIFLQNITGFMVGRKYEAGGIAKDGAKLVTAVSCAQVPKLTMILGGSFGAGNYGMCGRAFGPRFLWMWPNARISVMGGEQAANVLAQVKRDNLEAAGTYWPADEQEEFMAPIRRQYEEQGHPYYASARLWDDGIVDPAEARTVLGLGLSAALNRPIEPTRFGVFRM, from the coding sequence ATGACCATCCTGAAGAGCCAGATCAGCCCCCGCAGCGACGCGTTCCGCGAGAATGAGGCGGCGATGCGCGCGCTGGTCGATGACCTGCACGCCAAGGTTCAGCACATCAAGCAGGGCGGCGGCGAGAAGGCGCGGGAGCGGCACCTGTCGCGCGGCAAGCTGCTGCCGCGCGACCGGGTGCGCGGGCTGCTGGATGTCGGATCGCCCTTTCTGGAACTGTCGCAGTTCGCCGCCCACGGCATGTATGGCGGGGACATCGCGGCGGCAGGCATCGTCACCGGCATTGGCCGGGTGTCCGGTCAGGAATGCGTCATCGTCGCCAACGACGCCACGGTGAAGGGCGGCACCTACTACCCGATGACGGTGAAGAAGCATCTGCGCGCGCAGGAGATCGCGCGGGAGAACAACCTGCCCTGCCTCTATCTGGTCGATTCCGGCGGCGCCAATTTGCCGAACCAGGATGAGGTGTTCCCCGACCGCGATCATTTCGGGCGCATCTTCTACAATCAGGCGACCCTGTCCGCCGCCGGCATCCCGCAGATTGCCGTGGTGATGGGCAGTTGCACGGCGGGCGGCGCCTATGTGCCCGCCATGTCGGACGAGAGCATCATCGTGAAGGGGCAGGGGACGATCTTCCTGGGCGGCCCGCCGCTGGTGAAGGCGGCGACCGGCGAGGTGGTGACGGCGGAGGAGCTGGGCGGCGCCGACGTGCATTCCCGCACCTCCGGCGTGACCGATCATTACGCCCAGAACGACGCCCATGCGCTGGCCATTGCCCGGCGCATCGTCGGCAATCTGAATCGCGTGAAGCAGCCCAATCTGGCGATGCGCGAGCCGCGCGAGCCGCTCTATGACCCCGCCGAACTGTATGGGGTGGTGCCGGCCGATCTGCGCAAGCCCTATGACGTGCGGGAGGTGATCGCCCGCCTTGTCGATGGCAGCGAGTTCGACGAGTTCAAGCAGCTCTATGGTGCCACGCTGGTCACCGGCTTTGCCCATCTGTACGGATGCCCGGTCGGCATCGTCGCCAATAACGGCATCCTGTTCTCCGAATCGGCGCAGAAGGGCGCGCATTTCATCGAACTCTGCGCCCAGCGCGGCATCCCGTTGATTTTTCTACAGAACATCACCGGCTTCATGGTCGGCCGGAAGTATGAGGCCGGCGGCATCGCCAAAGATGGCGCCAAGCTGGTGACGGCGGTTTCCTGCGCCCAGGTGCCGAAGCTGACGATGATTTTGGGCGGCAGCTTCGGCGCCGGCAATTACGGCATGTGCGGCCGCGCCTTCGGCCCGCGCTTCCTGTGGATGTGGCCGAATGCCCGCATCTCCGTCATGGGCGGGGAGCAGGCGGCGAATGTGCTGGCGCAGGTGAAGCGCGATAATCTGGAGGCTGCCGGCACCTACTGGCCGGCCGACGAGCAGGAAGAATTCATGGCGCCGATCCGCCGGCAATATGAGGAGCAGGGGCACCCGTATTATGCCAGCGCCCGGCTGTGGGACGATGGCATCGTCGATCCGGCGGAGGCACGCACGGTGCTGGGCCTCGGCCTGTCGGCAGCGCTGAACCGCCCCATCGAGCCGACCCGGTTCGGCGTGTTCCGGATGTAG
- a CDS encoding DNA polymerase III subunit chi, whose product MATIWFYHLQRSGLEDELPKLLEKVQERGKRAVVMAGSPERVEALTQHLWSYRDDSFLPHGNAKDGNPAEQPIWLTETDENPNEAAYLFLTDGAVSEKLEEYERCHDMFDGRDQEALTAARARWKALKAAGHELAYWRQKEQGGWEKAA is encoded by the coding sequence ATGGCAACGATCTGGTTCTATCACCTGCAGCGCAGCGGCCTTGAGGATGAGTTGCCGAAGCTGCTGGAAAAGGTGCAGGAGCGCGGCAAGCGCGCCGTCGTCATGGCCGGCTCGCCGGAGCGTGTCGAGGCGCTGACCCAGCATCTGTGGAGCTATCGCGACGACAGCTTCCTGCCGCATGGCAATGCGAAGGACGGTAACCCGGCAGAACAGCCGATCTGGCTGACCGAGACAGATGAGAATCCGAACGAGGCCGCCTATCTGTTCCTGACCGATGGCGCGGTGTCGGAGAAGCTGGAAGAATATGAGCGCTGCCACGACATGTTCGATGGCCGCGACCAGGAGGCGCTGACGGCGGCGCGGGCGCGCTGGAAGGCGCTGAAGGCGGCCGGGCACGAGCTGGCCTACTGGCGGCAGAAGGAGCAGGGCGGCTGGGAGAAGGCGGCCTGA